In Scheffersomyces stipitis CBS 6054 chromosome 7, complete sequence, the DNA window GGAATTTAATAGACACAGTAACGTTATAAATTAATGATATTCTACATAGCAAACATTGCAATAAATAATAGATCACTCAGGCACTGGCTTAGGATGAACTTGACTGAGAGGTCCTTTGACCAAACAGTGTTTTGGTGTGGAAACAACACTTTCAAAAATAACTAAAATCAATAGAAGAGCTGTTATAACGCCCATAAGCACAGTGGAGCTCAATTCTGCAAATGGGAGCATCGCTACAACTACACCCACTGGGGCTCTCCAAATAACACGCCAGAATCTAGGCAACAAGAATGTCTTTGGAGGATCAAGGCTGGCATCAAGTAATCCTAGAGCACATAACGATACTAATGCTGCACCGATACCTCCTGCAAAGAAAAATGCCAAAGCGTACAAATTAAGctcttcgttttcttctgatCTATTGAATAGTTCTTCGCCATGTACTAGTAACTCTTCTACGGGATGTCTGTGTAGATTGGTGTTGGTCAAAGAACTCAAATCTCCACCAGCATCGGCAGCAAGAACAATTCCCGCTACAAGAGGCAAGTGTCCATATAAATAGATAATTGCGGTTAGTCCCGAACGTCTCAAAGCGTGGATAGCCTTTTTGGCTGTGGATCCATAGATATAAATCCAGAAAATTGCGTAGGCAATCAAAATCATGAATACACCTCTAAGGAACCGCAAGGATAAACCTGAGCCCAACGAACCGTTTGCAGCAACTTTGTATAAGAATTCACCTACGGCAATAGTGACAAAAACCGAGTATCTTTCCACTTCGTGTTCAATATTCAAGGCAGTAGAGGTGGTCAACCTGAAGTATCTTCTGAAACTAGGATGGTGAATCACCATGAATGAAGTCTGCTCCAACACGAAAATAACTATCGACAAACCTATCTTTGCTCTCGtagaaatgaagatgactGGAATCCAGAGACAAGTAGTTACAAAGATGGTGGCAGCGTAACatcgttgttgaaatctTAGTTCTGGGATATAAAACGAATACACCACCAAGGTAATGCTCAACGACATTCTGGCTAGCATATAAGGTACAATTGTATAGGCAGCACTGGCTCTTGATGTAGCAATATCGTAATGACTATTGGCAAAAAGCATCAAAAGCAACAAATACCACACTAAACacaacttctggaacaaATCCTCACTGTAGTAGTAATTGACAAAATCCTTGACATCAGCCCAAATCGTGAAGGCAGCAACAAAGAGCAAGATGTACTTGAGCAAAGCAGCTCCACTAGCATTTTCGGTTGCTTCCCCAGCCAAATTGGCTATTATGGCCACATACATGAGATCTAGGAACAATTCAGTTCTTCCTGATGATCTTTCTCCCTTGGTTCTGTACAACACTCCATCCTTGAAGTAGTTCAAAGCATGTGGCCTTATGAACCAGACTCTTTCCGTAGGTTTCTTGATATAGCTGAAGTTTATAGCACCGTACTTCTTGACGAATGCGTCTTCACCTTCAGAATCAGTGAGCACTTCTTCGCCTCTTTCAGCAccattttccaaatcagCATTGCTACGTCCCTCCTCTATAATTTCACTATCAGAGAAaaattctgtttctacGATTGCACCATAGTCGGCATTGTTATTTTCGTAACTACCACTGCTGTCTGGCACTTGCTCGACCAAAGCCGAGTCGTGGGACTTCTTTGACATTGAACAGCCGAGATGTGgatgagaagaagaaaaatataaaaagaagaaaatcgGAATGTTTAATTATATGTGAAACAGAACGGAATTAGAGTTGGCCAGGGTTAATTGGAATTGCGTCTTCTGTACAATTCAGCCGTTACACAGGCTTTATTTTATCCGTAATCTAAAGCGCTTTTATGCGCAGAATAAATGTAAAGAAAATAATGAATGGGTTTATACCGTACTTGAATCTATTGGGGCATTTACGAAAATTTGCTGTAGTAACTGGCTTGGGACAGAAACACCAGAAACGCCTAGAGCAAAACGAATGGCACTTCGCTGATTTCGGGGCTTCCCAAATGACAGATACAGCTTCCATGCACCGTGGAACGATGGACCTATCTTTCCTCTTCTAGGTGTTTCAGTCTAAGAAAGAGTTGATATATGTTCGCAAGAGtgaaatggttgcaatttGTCGGCAATAGGTTAGCAAAGCTTAGAGTCCCCTGGTTTGCCTATCCATTCAATCTTGTGTCGGTGCCAATTCTTGGATTTCAATACGAATTTTTTAAGGTTTATGCATAGAAGATGCggaatgaagaattctggaaaatttGTACACGGATTTATCTCAAATAAATACAGCTGTGTATCTACATTGGTaagatatatatatacaacTTTGCAAGAAATATAACTGCGTTTCACCTGAATTGAATAATAAGATCCTTAGCGAACTTGTAGATATATAATCACttaagatgaagaatttaGATTATCTTCTTAACATCTGTGGACAAGTGAGCTCTTCAAAACGTAAATCAACAGACTATCTGCATTGCTCATACACATTTGCAAATTTAGAAAATTCGTATTAGTCGTATTGCCAAACCTTCCCCAACTCTTTCGTCTGTCAACCAGTTTAGGTCCATCTCATTCAGGTACACCATGTAAGGGAACAATCTGGACCGACCCGAGGGGTCGCGAACTCGACTTCCGACTACGTCTTTCTCACGTGTAcaaatttcatcttctccaacaCTCATCTGAGCCCCTAGACTCCTTGGGAAATTCACCTCTGGCTGTTTATACGTCAATTTCACTTTTCTGGTTTAAAAGCCTATCACATTTGGAGGATTATCCATACATTCAATTGTCCACACTCAATTGGGTTCAGACCTCAACATGGCCACTACTACCACGAGTGCAGTAAGTTTTTGGTGAAATTTTGCTTAGTGAAACAGCATagaatttgaacaagatgaCAACATGATGAGCAAACAAGAATTCAATTGATATCCAAGACTTATTAGTCTGGTATTAATGCAACTGAAATAGCCTACGGATATCATCTAGGTCGTATATTTCATCATATCAATTGACGAATGATCACAATGTTGCTCTCAAATCTTCATAGTTTTCAAATTCGTTTTTTTATAGTCTTCTTAATTCATACTAACCATTCAGCCCACCGACAGCGTTCAGGCGCCCGTTCAGGTGTCAGTTGATCAACGTGAGTTGATTGATAGTGAAAAAAACAACTCTGTCTCTACCAAGCAGTCGGAGCTCACGAATAAGACAGCCCAAAAGCAGCTTCCTAACGTTCAAACTTCACTTAGTTTGCAGCCCAGTGAGGATCTTGACATTACCAACGTGAAGACTAAACCTCTTGCTAGACAACCACAGGAACCAACGTACCGAGGTTGGAAAGAGGTGGGTCATTGGGAACACGACGATGCCTTGACGGAAGACGACCAAGCCGTGGATTTATTACTGAAGCCTTCGTTGTTTGACCAATATCTTCCCCCTGTTGTATTTGGCGACTGGTACCACAATGTGGGCTATTTGGTCGTTGCAGCACTTGTGTCTTGGATCATTGGCTGGTTCAAATTCTCTGTGGCTcctcttttcttcgtcatGCTCGTGTTTTCTGTATTGTACCGTGCATCTGTCAAAAAGTACAGAATGCTTCTCAGAGAAGAAGCGCAAAGAGAATTCTCTGTAAAAACAATAGAAACGGACTACGAGTCCATGGACTGGTCTAACACCTTCTTAGAAAAGTTCTGGGTTTACTTGGAACCTTCAATCTCTCAGATAGTCTGCGAACAAGTCAACCCCATTTTGGCTTCTTCGCCTGCTCCAGCTTttgtgaagaagttgtgGATCGACAGCTTTAGTGCCGGTACCAAACCTCCCCGTATAGATTGCGTGAAGACCTTACCTGGAACCAGTGATGATGTCGTTGTTATGGACTGGGGTTTCTCGTTCACTCCAAACACCTTAGCTGACGCCAACACTaagcagttgaagaacaaggtCAATCAGAAGCTTGTAGTCAAAGCCGAGGTATTTGGCTTTACAATTCCTGTTCTTGTTGCTGATTGTGCTTTCAAGGGTCTTGCCAGGATTAGATTGAGAATGATGTCATCTTTTCCCCATGTAGAAACTATCAACGTGACTATGTTGGAGGCTCCGCAGTTTgacttcaactccaagattCTTACCGAAAACAACGTCTTGTGGGAGTTTTTGGCCCTTCCTGGATTGTATCCTTTCATCAATGAGATGGTCAAGAAATACGTAGGTTCTTTGCTCTTTGCTCCTTTATCCTTCCAATTGAATCTTCAGCAGTTGTTGGCCGGTAACGCTTTCGACTCTTCTATAGGTGTCTTGTCTATCACTGCGGACTCAGCTAGAGGGTTGAAGGGTTTCAGCACTATCGGTAATACCTTGGACCCATACTTGACGTTTGGATTCAAGAAGGACGTTTTGGCTAAGACTTCTACCAAGGATGATACCAACCACCCAGTGTGGAAGGAGACTTACCAGATCTGTGTTAAATCATTAACCGAGCCCTTGAATATCACTGTCATCGATTTCAATGAGTTCAGAAAGGATAGACAAGTGGGAACGATTCAGTTTGATCTTGAATCCTTCTTAGACAATCCTAAGCAAAGCAACATCACTGCTCCTTTCATAAGAAACGGTAAGCCTGTCGGTGAATTGGTATTTGGATTAAACTACATGCCTACCTTAGAGGCCGAAAGGCTGGCTGATGGTGCAGTGATTCCTCCACCAGACTTGAACACCGGTattgcaagaattgaaatagCTGAAGCCAGACATTTGAAGTCGGGCGAAAAGGCCGCTTCTGCTTTTGCTGAAATTCATTTCAACAATGAGAAGGTATTGACCACGAGTGTCCAAAAGAAGACGAACGCTCCTAGCTGGGGTGATAAGATCGAAAAAATAGTAGACAACCGTGCCAGATCCAAGGTGAAGATTGTAGTCAAGGAAAAAGGTGGAAAGACCTTGGGCCAAATCCATACCTCATTGAATGAACTCATTGATGCCACTCAGGTTGACCAGACTTGGTTTGCTTTGGCTCAAGGAGGTGAAGTTAGAATCAATGCCTCCTGGAAACCAGTTGCTCTTTCCAACAGTAGTGGATCAAGCGGTTACGCCGCTCCTATTGGAGTTGTCAGAGTCAGTATCGAAAAAGCAGAAAACTTGAGAAATTTGGAAGCCATTGGCAAGGTTGATCCTTATGCGAGAATCTTGGTTAATGGGTTCCAGAGAGCTAGAACCGTTGCTTGTGATTCGACTTTGGATCCAACCTGGAACGAAGTACATTATATCTCTGTCACTTCTCCTAACCAGAAGTTAACCATCGATGTGATGGATGTCGAGAAGACTTCAGCAGATCGTACTTTGGGTTCATTTGACGTCAGATTGAACGATATCATCCGTAAGGATGAGACCGGAAAGTACACGGAGCACATCGACCACGGCAAGAGACACTCTAGGTTGATCCATAAGAAAGGGCCAAAGGGTGTTGTGACCTATTCATTGTCTTTCTATCCTGCACTCCCTGTTATGACCTTAGAAGAATGtaaggaagaagaggagttcaagaaacagaaggaggaagaaaaggctAAGAAGCTTGCTGAAAGtcaaaaagaaggaaaagagGCTcctgtagaagaagaagaagaagaagtaaaCGAATTCAGTTCGAAATTAAAGTTGACTTTACCAGAATTGCTCCAGCACAACAGTGGTATCTTTGTCTACGAAGTGTTGGACGCTAAGCTCAGTAAGGACGACGTCTATCTTCAGGCCTTCTTCGACAGCCATGGCTACCACGACTTCGTTTCgcagaagttggagaagaagcaagtCAAAGTAGCTGCTACTGGTGATGTAGCCATCACGGAGCTTGAATGGTCACAAGCCTGTTTTAGAATCACCaaggacaagaaggacAACCGAGCAGAGAAGTGCGTAGCTGAAGTCACCATTCCTACTATGCAGTTGTTAAAGAATGCCTACAACAAGCCTACGCAACTCCAATTGACTGGCGGCGGTGAACACAGCACAATTACTGTCCAGTGCTCGTGGATACCATTGATCTATGAACATGGAATCCCAGTCCAGGATTCCAGAAATAATTCTGGAAAGTTGACCGTGCAAGTTCTTCGTGCCGAAAACTTGATTGCCGCAGACAGCAATGGTAAGTCTGATCCATTTGTCAGGTTATACTTGAACACAGACAAggaagaattcttgaaaactAAAAAGGTGAAGAAAACTCTCAATCCAACATGGAACGAACTGGGTGTAGTCACCGTAGCCAATAAGCAGGACGCCGTTATCAAGGTAGTTGCAATGGACTGGGATATTGGTGTAGAAGCAGATGACTTACTTGGTATTGGTTATGCCCAATTGTCTGATGTAGACTTTGAACACGGAACCGAACTTAAGGTTCCATTGGAGGCCGAAGACGGAGGAGACGGCGGTAATGTTTACTTGAAATTTTCGTTTGTGCCAGAAGTCGTCATTAACGTTAGAAGAGCTAGTACTACCAACATTGGAGGTGCCATTGGTAGTGTAGGTAACGTTGGCATTGGTGCTGGCAAGGGAGTCGTCAAGGGTGTTGGTAAGGGACTCGGTGGAGGTGTCAAAGTATTCAGAAAAGGATTGAAACTCGGCAAGCTGCTGGCCGATAAAGATTAGTCTTGTATTTATATTTTTATTAAATTTTCATTGAAATTAAGGTAGAGTAGAAGAGTAGCCATAAAGGTTTGTCGTACTTACATATAATTTATATGGTAGCGCCATTTTATGATTTAGGCTGGAGAAATGAacttttgaacaaattgtCGTCATATAATGATATTGTAAGAGTAAATGACAAATGTGGAAAATCTCTCTTGTGTTTTGTGGTTTCTTTGTAGTCTTGTCCAACGTCATTATCagaattgatgaagaacttATGCTGGAACTTACTTCCCTTTGGTTAAACAGAATAGGAacagaatgaagaagataaaaaTTCATCGTTGAACTTGAGAGAAATAATGATCAAAATAATTTCCACAAAAGAGAATATATTCATAGCTTCTCCTTTATAATTGAAGTAAGAATAGATTTTCACTCGTGGAAAATCACTATACATATAGATGCAAATTCTGGTTCTGTATATAATCACTTATTGCAGCACGATttggtcacgtgatatTTAAAGATTTTTTCCATTGGGATGAGCTTCGCTAGTGAAATTTATCTTGAAAGTTTCCATAATATTCATCTACCCAAGCACAACTAACCAGCAATGGATATCTCCAAGCCCGTGGGCTCTGAAATCACCTCGGTGGACTTTGGTGTGTTGTCGGACGATGAGATCCGTAAATTGTCTGCCAAACAGATCACCAACCCCACTGTCTTTGACAACTTGGGCCACCCTATAGGCTCTGGGCTCTACGATTTGGCACTCGGAGCGTTTCTCAGAAATGTTTGTACTACTTGTGGTTTGGACGAAAAGTTTTGTCCTGGCCATTTGGGTCACATTGAGTTGCCTGTGCCTGTTTACAACCcacttttcttcaaccaaTTGTACATTTTATTGAGATCAACTTGCTTGTACTGTCACCATCTCAAGTTGAATGCTTTGGAAGTGCACAAGTACAAATGCGCTTTGCGTTTAATTCAGTACgggttgttgttggaagtagtagaattggaaaatatgTATGCCAGGGGCCAGTCAcacgaagaagacgacgatgaagacTCTTCCAGCGGTTTAGATCACAAAGCCAAACAGGAGTTGATGGACCGTAGAGAAGAGTTTGTGAACACTGCTATAGCAAAAGCTCTCAGCGAAGGCAGAACCAGCGAACTGGGAGTGATTACTGCTACTGTAGGcgaagaaagaaagcaTACTGTCCATGACTTCTACAAGAGATTGTTGTCCAGACCCAAGTGTGACAACTGTGGAATGTATTCGCCTACTTTCAGAAAAGATG includes these proteins:
- a CDS encoding predicted protein; this encodes MSKKSHDSALVEQVPDSSGSYENNNADYGAIVETEFFSDSEIIEEGRSNADLENGAERGEEVLTDSEGEDAFVKKYGAINFSYIKKPTERVWFIRPHALNYFKDGVLYRTKGERSSGRTELFLDLMYVAIIANLAGEATENASGAALLKYILLFVAAFTIWADVKDFVNYYYSEDLFQKLCLVWYLLLLMLFANSHYDIATSRASAAYTIVPYMLARMSLSITLVVYSFYIPELRFQQRCYAATIFVTTCLWIPVIFISTRAKIGLSIVIFVLEQTSFMVIHHPSFRRYFRLTTSTALNIEHEVERYSVFVTIAVGEFLYKVAANGSLGSGLSLRFLRGVFMILIAYAIFWIYIYGSTAKKAIHALRRSGLTAIIYLYGHLPLVAGIVLAADAGGDLSSLTNTNLHRHPVEELLVHGEELFNRSEENEELNLYALAFFFAGGIGAALVSLCALGLLDASLDPPKTFLLPRFWRVIWRAPVGVVVAMLPFAELSSTVLMGVITALLLILVIFESVVSTPKHCLVKGPLSQVHPKPVPE
- the XYC1 gene encoding hypothetical protein putative xylanase/chitin deacetylase, which translates into the protein MATTTTSAPTDSVQAPVQVSVDQRELIDSEKNNSVSTKQSELTNKTAQKQLPNVQTSLSLQPSEDLDITNVKTKPLARQPQEPTYRGWKEVGHWEHDDALTEDDQAVDLLSKPSLFDQYLPPVVFGDWYHNVGYLVVAALVSWIIGWFKFSVAPLFFVMLVFSVLYRASVKKYRMLLREEAQREFSVKTIETDYESMDWSNTFLEKFWVYLEPSISQIVCEQVNPILASSPAPAFVKKLWIDSFSAGTKPPRIDCVKTLPGTSDDVVVMDWGFSFTPNTLADANTKQLKNKVNQKLVVKAEVFGFTIPVLVADCAFKGLARIRLRMMSSFPHVETINVTMLEAPQFDFNSKILTENNVLWEFLALPGLYPFINEMVKKYVGSLLFAPLSFQLNLQQLLAGNAFDSSIGVLSITADSARGLKGFSTIGNTLDPYLTFGFKKDVLAKTSTKDDTNHPVWKETYQICVKSLTEPLNITVIDFNEFRKDRQVGTIQFDLESFLDNPKQSNITAPFIRNGKPVGELVFGLNYMPTLEAERSADGAVIPPPDLNTGIARIEIAEARHLKSGEKAASAFAEIHFNNEKVLTTSVQKKTNAPSWGDKIEKIVDNRARSKVKIVVKEKGGKTLGQIHTSLNELIDATQVDQTWFALAQGGEVRINASWKPVALSNSSGSSGYAAPIGVVRVSIEKAENLRNLEAIGKVDPYARILVNGFQRARTVACDSTLDPTWNEVHYISVTSPNQKLTIDVMDVEKTSADRTLGSFDVRLNDIIRKDETGKYTEHIDHGKRHSRLIHKKGPKGVVTYSLSFYPALPVMTLEECKEEEEFKKQKEEEKAKKLAESQKEGKEAPVEEEEEEVNEFSSKLKLTLPELLQHNSGIFVYEVLDAKLSKDDVYLQAFFDSHGYHDFVSQKLEKKQVKVAATGDVAITELEWSQACFRITKDKKDNRAEKCVAEVTIPTMQLLKNAYNKPTQLQLTGGGEHSTITVQCSWIPLIYEHGIPVQDSRNNSGKLTVQVLRAENLIAADSNGKSDPFVRLYLNTDKEEFLKTKKVKKTLNPTWNESGVVTVANKQDAVIKVVAMDWDIGVEADDLLGIGYAQLSDVDFEHGTELKVPLEAEDGGDGGNVYLKFSFVPEVVINVRRASTTNIGGAIGSVGNVGIGAGKGVVKGVGKGLGGGVKVFRKGLKLGKSSADKD